The genomic interval TTGTTGGGAGCCGATGGCACCAAGCCGCCTCTCTGCCAGCTCCGGAGCGGGGCTGCGgttttccatgctgcaagccGGCTGTGCCCGCGCCGCTGCCGTTTCACCCGTCTCCGTGCCCGGCTGCAGCGCAGCCGCCCTGCCGTCCCATcctatcccatcctgtcccatcctgtcctgtcccgtcccgtcctgtcctgtcccatctcgTCCCATCTTGTCCGATTCTGCCCCATcctatcctgtcctgtcccatcctgtcctgtctcatcctgtcccatcccatcccatcctgtcctatcccatcctgtcccatcctatcccatcccgtcccatcccatcccgtcctgtcccgtcctacctcatcctgtcctgtcctgtcccctcctgtcccatcttgtcctgtcccatcccatcctgtcccatcccatcctgtcctgtacTGTCCCATcacgtcctgtcccatcctgcccTGTctcatcctgtcccatcccatcctgtcacatcttgtcctgtcccatcccatcccatcccatcccatctcatcccatcccatcccgtcccatcctatcctgtcctgtcctgtcctatcttgtcctgtcctgtcccatctcatcctatcccatcccgtcccatcccatcctgtcctgtctcatctcgtcctgtcctgtcctgtcccatcttgtcctgtcctgtcctgtcccatctcgtcctgtcctgtcccatctcgtcctgtcctgtcccatcctgtcctgtcccatcccatcccgtcctgtcccgtctcatcctgtcccatcccatcccatcccgtcccatcccaccctgtcctgtcctgtcctgtcctgtcccatctcgtcctgtcctgtcccctcctgtcctgtcctatcccatcctgtcccatcccatcccgtcctgtcccgtcccatcccatcccgtcccatcccatcctgtcctgtcccatcccatcccgccccatcccatcccgtcccatcccatcctgtcctgtcctgtcccatctcgtcctgtcctgtcccatcccatcctgtcctgtcctgtcccatcccatcctgtcctgtcccatctcgtcctgtcccgtcccatcctgtCTCATCTtgccctgtcccatcctgtcctgtacCATcttgtcccatcccgtcccatctcatcccatcccatcccgtcccgtcccgtcccgtcccgtcccgtcccgccccgctcTCCGCAGCCCGGAGCGCGTCCGGAGCACCCTCGCTCGCCGGGCGCGCGGGCTGCTGCGTCGCCTCCCGCCGTCAGGCCCCGGGGACGGAGCAGAAACGCCAGCgacccccggcagccccgagccgggggcACCTGGGTCCCGCCGCCTACCTGAGCCCGCCGGCTCCTTCGGCCGCCCGGCatcctccgctccgctccggagCCATTTCCTCTggcgcgtcccccccgccccgaaaccCCTGCCCCGGCCCAGCCGGCCGCCGGCAGCATCGGGAACTGAATCATACAGGAAGCCGCGGCCGCGGGGATGCTCCAGCTCCGGCCTGGCCGCCCTCGGgccccgcgctgctgccgccgccgccgccgccttttcCCGGGCCCTATTTGCACCGCCGCCttgggagcgcggcgggggggacggATGCGCCAGACCTAAATTAAGGGATTTCGtcagcggcggcagcgggagcgtCGCCCGGGGGGAGCGCCCGGCGCTGAGCGGGGTTAGGAGCTTCTCTAGCACCctctgccggccccggccccggccccggccccggccaggcgCCCGGCATCGCTCGGGGCGCCGCGCACAGCCCCAGACACCCCACGCCGCCCGTTTACTCCTTTTATTCCTACATAGTCCGCTGCGCTCCCAGGCacaaaccctccctccggccgcCAAGGAACAATCCCGACCACCCGAGGCCTCCACCTGCAGCGTAGGAAGTGTTCGGAGGcggaggccggggcgcctccggcGGGAcgcggggcccccgcgccggcagcgGGTCCCGGTCGGACAAAGGCAGTTCTGCCCCGGATCGTCGAAAACCAACGGAGCCGCGAGCCAGCGAAAcggggcagggagcaggcggGCGTCCCGCGCTCGGCCGGGGCAcggcggggacggggcgcgggagccgccccccctcccagccccgctgccccgccaGGGCCGCAGCTCCAGGGCACTCGGCGTTCGCCACCGAAACGGGGACCCCGTCCCGCGGCGGCCGCAaaggggccggcggccccccgttCCCGCAACGTGGCCCTGCCGGTGTGCGGGGGGGTCCAGGCACAGCGCCACGAGCCAGaagcgttgggggggggggcgcgttgAATGCGTTAGACGTGTTGCAGGCGTTGCACGTGTTGCACGCATTGCACACGTTGCACGCATCGCAAGCGTTGCAGGTGTTGCATGCATCGCACATGTTGCACACACTGCATGTTTTGCACGCGTTGCACACGTTGCACACATTGCAGGTGTTGCGCGCATTGCACACATTGCAGGTGTTGCATGCATTGCACGCATTGCAGGTGTTGCATGCATTGCACGCATTGCACACGTTGCACGCATTGCAGGTGTTGCATGTTTTGCACACGTTGCACACATTGCAGGTGTTGCACGCGTTGCACACATTGCAGGTGTTGCATGCATTGCACGCATTGCACACGTTCCGTGTGTTGGACACATTGCATGTGTTGCACTCATTACACATGTTGCACGCATTGCACACATTGCAGGTGTTGCATGCATCATGCGCTTCGCACACGGTGCATGTGTTGGACACGTTGCATGTGTTGCACCCATTGCACATGCTGCACGCATTGCAGGTGTTGCACGCATTGCATGTGTTGCATGCATCGCACGCACTGCACACACCGCATGTGTCGGACACGTTGCATGTGTTGCACCCATTGCACATGTTGCACGCATTGCAGGTGTTGCACGCATTGCACGCACTGCAGGCGTTGCACGCGTTGCAGGCATGCGCGAGACGCGTGGCATCGGGGCGGCGGAGCGAGGGCCCGGGCGAGCGCCGCTCAGTTGACGCTGTCCTCGTCGCTGGCCTCGCCGTGGTCATCTTTGGTCTCGGAGAGGGCGCTCTCGTCGATGTTCTCCAGGGAGTCGGCGTGCTGGATGGAGAGCTCGGAGAGCGCCACGGCGGGCAGCGTGCTCTGCTCGGGGAACAGCCAGGGCTTGAAGTGCGGGTTGTGCTTCAGCTTCCAGGCCGGGTACTTCAGGCAGGCCTTGTACATCTTCTTCATCGCCTGCGGCGAAGGGCGGCGTGAGCGCCGGGCCGGCgaggggcgccccgccgcccgcccgcactCACCTTCGGGGCCAGCAACTGCGAGGATTTGTTCACCACCCACTTCGGCAGGGAACCTGGCACGAGAGGAGCCGGGCTGAGACCTCGCGTGGCACTGACAcccgctgcaccccccccccccggcctgctcCGGCGGGGACCAAGCGCCCTCGGCGAAAGGGGACGGGGCAGcaacgggagcggggggggggcaaaaactGAGTTCAACCAAAACTGGAAGTTTCTGGGCGAAACCAAAGCCCAGGAAGCTGCACTCGCTCGGGCGTTTCGTGTGACCCGAGAAAGGCAAGCGCCCGCTCCCTCTGCCTTACTGCCCCTTCCGCTGGCGCGGAGCTCAGGCAAACCTCGCTGGGCGCGCCAGCCAACCTTTCCACCtcggaggaaagggaggaagaagggaaaaaaagcccgCGCCCCCAAATGCTGCATCCTGGCCCGGCTGCAGCGCGCCGAAAGGGaccggcccggcggcagcgggtgGGGGGCAACCGCCCCGCGTTACCTTTGGGGTCCACTTGCGCCAGGTAGGTGATGCTGCAGCTCCTggcccccctgccctgcaccaGGTAGCCCGTCTGGATGGACACCGCTCGCACCATGTCCTTCCGGGGCGGGTATttctgcggggaggggagggcgggcAGCAGGCGGCAGCGTCGGTACCCGCACCCCACGCCggcagccccctcccgccccgctccccgaagCCGGGGGTCCCGCCGGGCGGCGGTCTGCAGCCCCTGGGGGCTCCCACTCACGGGGTGCTTGACCGAGTAGTTCATGATGATGTAGTCGGTGCCCGTGGGCAGCCAGGAGCGCAGCGTCACGACGTCCCTGTTCTTCAGCGGCTTGGGGCACCTCCCTGGGGGGGGACGGCGTGAGACCCCcaccctccccgcgccgccgcgccgcccccccccccagccccgctgctcACAGGCGTAGTAGCCCACGTCCGAGTTGACGGTCAGCTTCCCGATGTCGAAGGTCTCGATGACGTTGGTGTCCCACTTCTTGCGGTACTCGACGTCATGCAGCACGTCGTAGAGGGTCTCCGCCGGCACGTCCTCGCACTCCATCCTGCACTGCAGGGCCGGGCGGCTCGCAaaccggccccccgccccgggccgcgtCAGCCTCCTCGCCCTCCCGGCAGCCTCGCGTGCCCACGCCGCGCCGCGTGCCCATGTCCAGCCGGACACGGTGCGGGAAAAGCGCTGCCGCTCTGGCGGGGACGCCCCGGAGCCGCTCGGCCCGGCGGGAGGTGAGGGAACCATCGCCCCAACCCCTGCTTCGCCCCGCCGGGGCGCGCGGGCTGCTCGGGCCGACCCCCAGctccctctcccgccccgctcccggcacggCAGGGCACGGCACGGACGGGGCAGCGCACAGACGGGACGTCACGCCGGCAGGACAGCGCATGCATGGGGCGCTGCACGGATGGGACATCGCACTGGTGAGACACTGCATGGATGGGGCATCACATGGACATGGCAAGGCATGGATGGGGCACTGCACAGACGGGGCACCGCATGGATAGGGCATCACAGTGGTGGGGCACTGCATGGATGGGGCATCACATGGACATGGATGGGGCAAGGCATGGATGGGGCACTGCACAGACGGGGCACCGCATGGATAGGGCATCACAGTGGTGGGGCACTGCATGGATGGGGCATCACATGGACATGGATGGGGCAAGGCATGGATGGGGCACTGCACAGACGGGGCACTGCATGGACAGGGCATCACAGTGGTGGGGCACTGCATGGATGGGGCATCACATGGACATCACATGGATGGGGCAAGGCATGGATGGGGCACTGCATGGATGGGGCATCACATGGACATCACATGGATGGGGCAAGGCATGGATGGGGCACTGCATGGATGGGGCATCACATGGACATCACATGGATGGGGCAAGGCATGGATGGGGCACTGCATGGATGGGGCATCACATGGACATCACATGGATGGGGCAAGGCATGGATGGGGCACCGCATGGATAGGGCATCACACTGGCAGGACACTGCATGGATGGGGCAAGGCATGGATGGGGCACTGCACAGACGGGACACTGCATGGATAGGGCATCACACTGGTGGGGCACTGCATGGATGGGGCAAGGCATGGATGGGGCACTGCACAGACGGGGCACTGCATGGATAGGGCATCACACTGGTGGGGCACTGCATGGATGGGGCATCACACTGCTGAGACACTGCATGGATGGGGCATTGCATGGATGGGGGCGTTGCACAAATGCGACATCACATTGGTGGGACATTGCACGTATGGGACATCACACTGGTGGGGCACTGCATGGACGGGGCATTACACTAGTGGGACATTGCATGGATGGGGCATGGCATGCATGGGGTGTTGCACAAATGGGACATCACATTGGTGGGACATCGCATGCATGGGGCATCGCATGGATGGAGCATGACGCTGGTGGGACGTTGCATGGACGGGACATTGCACGGACAGGGAACTGCACAGATGGGACATCGCATGCATGGGGCATCACGCTGGTGGGACGTTGCACAGACAGGGCATTGCTGGGGCGGGGCATGGCACAGGCACGGGGgcgggagcgctggggggggcacagggcagtCCTGCGGCCCCTCCGCAAGGCACCCTTCGAAGGAGGCCCTCCTGCAGCGCTCGGCCAGGCGCGGAGCCAGCTCACCGCGCCGCCCTCCAGGGATTTCCACCTCCGCCGCAGGGCGCCGGCTTTGacccgggggcagcgccgcggcaaGCGCCGACAGACCCGCGGCGAGACaggcgggcagcagctccccgcgcGGGACGCGGGCAACGTCCCCGGCCCAGGGAGCAGGGTCACCCCCCGCCCAGCGACACCGACTGCATCCCTGCCTTCGGGGCGGTGGAGACCCCGCTAGCCGGGGGCCGCTGGCGCCTTTCCGCCTGCCAGAGGCTTCTGGCGTCTCGCGGCCCAGCGGGGAAGCGAGTTTGCGGGATCTCAGCCCAGCCGTCGGCAAACCCAGGAGGAGCCGCGGGGCCCtacgcccgccgccccgctcggggcttggCAGATGCTCTCGGTAACCACGGCAGCCAGAGCATCCCaaagacgaggaggaggaggaggaggcagccagCGCCGGCAGCGCGCGCGCACCTCGGCcgccttgttgcatccctgcccGCGAGCTGCAAGCGGCTGCGGCGAGcagctccctcccgccgccgccagcggcccTCTGCCCCGCGCCGACCCTGCCCGCAAGGCGCCGGGGCCAAGAGCATCGCGCCGCCGGCAGGCGCGCCGGACACCCCGCGCTCAGCCCCTGCGCCGGCGGAGGACCGAAAACGCGGCCCGACACGCGTCTCCGAAAACTCGCGGCGGCGGGTTGCTTGCGGCTCCCGGACGTCCCCGGTGCGGCCGCGCAGGGCTGGGTGCCGCCGGCCGTGACTCACTGGCGCCGCGCACCGCCAGCAGGATGGCAGCGCCCAGCCCAGAGTCAATATTGACTCCGGCGGGTacagggcgaggaggaggaggaggaagcacggcgcggggcagcagggcagctgtttctGCAGCGTTTCCCAGGGGAaaccgggcccggccgggccccagAGGTCTAGCTGGCCCAGAGGGGAGGCAAACCCCCGGAaaagccccgcggccccccgggaaagcgggccggcggcgggcagagccgccaCTGCCGCGTCCCGCCGGCAGCCCGAGCCCCGGCGGCCGGCCGAGCGCTGCGCCAGGCCagcgggttccccccccccccccgaaagcagctgctttgccccTTTCCGCCCCTGCGTCCCGTTCCGGGGGAAAACGGGACGTTCGGGGACTCGGCTGGCGTGCCGCGCGGGGCAACGGCTGCAAGCGGCGCCGAGGCCGGGCAAGCTGCCGCCTGGGctggggcggcgggcagcagggTCCCGGGAAGCCCTTCCCGGCGGCcggcccgtccgtccgtccgtccggcCACGGctcgggtcccccccccccccgcggcgggtgACACAAACTTGCCGCGTTTCCAGGCTCGGGAAAACAGGTTAGACGAGAGCTGCAGGGCTaacggagccgggggggggggggggggggggcgcggggaagGGGCGCAGGGCGCTCGGGTTTCGCTCgatcacaaagcagcagcagcagaaagacagacagacatagaaaacaacccccccccccccaaaaaaaaaaaatgcaaaaaacaaagctttttggaAAGTGCTCATAAAAGCGTGAGCAACAGCAGCCCAAGGGCGCGGAGCGTCCCACCGGCTGCGAAAACGGGCCCCGGGGACCGGCCCCGCGCCTCccgccccccgcgtccccccccccagcggtgGCACGACGAAAGCGCCGGCGGGGACGTGGGGGGAAGCCAGGGtccgcggggcggtggggggcacAGGTGGCACCGAGCCCCTGTTCGTCCCCAGGGAGCCGTCCTTACCGCCGGGTCCCCGCTCGCCCCACGGTGCTGCTCGTCCCGGGGGTCCCACTCGCAGCCAGCTCCCCACTTGCTCCAGGGTCCCCActggcccccaggacccccagctcgGCCCCAGGGTGCTGGATCACCTTGGGGACCCTGTTCGCCCCAGGGGTCCCTGCTCGCCCCGGGGTGCTGGATCACCCCgggtccccactgcccccagggtccctgctggccccaggggtccctgctcgccccagggtgctgcaTCACCCCAGGGTCCTCGCTTGTCCCCAGATCcctgctcgccccaggctgcTGGATCACCCCgggtccccactgcccccagggtccctgctggccccaggggtccctgctcgccccagggtgctgcaTCACCCCAGGGTCCTCGCTTGTCCCCAGATCcctgctcgccccaggctgcTGGATCACCCCgggtccccactgcccccagggtccctgctGGCCCCAGGGGTCCCTGCTCGCCCCAGGGTGCTGGATCACCCTAGGGTCCTCGCTTGTCCCCAGATCCCTGCTCACCCCAGGGTGCTGGATCACCCCgggtccccactgcccccagggtccctgccGGCCCCAGGGGTCCCTGctcgccccagggtgctgcaTCACCCCAGGGTCCTCGCTTGTCCCCAGATCcctgctcgccccaggctgcTGGATCACCCCgggtccccactgcccccagggtccctgccGGCCCCAGGGGTCCCTGctcgccccagggtgctgcaTCACCCCAGGGTCCTCGCTTGTCCCCAGATCcctgctcgccccaggctgcTGGATCACCCCgggtccccactgcccccagggtccctgctggccccaggggtccctgctcgccccagggtgctgcaTCACCCCAGGGTCCTCGCTTGTCCCCAGATCcctgctcgccccaggctgcTGGATCACCCCgggtccccactgcccccagggtccctgctGGCCCCAGGGGTCCCTGCTCGCCCCAGGGTGCTGGATCACCCTAGGGTCCTCGCTTGTCCCCAGATCCCTGCTCACCCCAGGGTGCTGGATCACCCCgggtccccactgcccccagggtccctgccGGCCCCAGGGGTCCCTGctcgccccagggtgctgcaTCACCCCAGGGTCCTCGCTTGTCCCCAGATCcctgctcgccccaggctgcTGGATCACCCCgggtccccactgcccccagggtccctgccGGCCCCAGGGGTCCCTGctcgccccagggtgctgcaTCACCCCAGGGTCCTCGCTTGTCCCCAGATCcctgctcgccccaggctgcTGGATCACCCCgggtccccactgcccccagggtccctgctGGCCCCAGGGGTCCCTGCTCGCCCCAGGGTGCTGGATCACCCCAGGGTCCTCGCTTGTCCCCAGATCCCTGCTCGCCCCAGGGTGATGGATCACCCCgggtccccactgcccccagggtccctgctGGCCCCAGGGGTCCCTGCTCGCCCCAGGGTGCTGGATCACCCCAGGGTCCTCGCTTGTCCCCAGATCCTTGCTCGCCCCGGGGTGCTGGATCACCCCgggtccccactgcccccagggtccctgctGGCCCCAGGGGTCCCTGCTCGGGTCCCGGGGCCCTCACTCACCCCTGGGGTCCCTGCTTGCCCCCGGGTGCTGGATCACCCCAGGGTCCTCACTTGTCCCCAGATCCCTGCTCACCCCAGGCTGCTGGATCACCCCAGGTCCCCGCTCGTCCTCAGGGTCCCTCCTTGCTCTGGGGTGCTGCATCACCCCGGGGGCCCTACTCGTCCCCAGATCCCTGCTCACCCCCGGGTGCTGGATCACCCTGGGGTCCCTGCTCGCCCCCAGATCCCCGCTCGCCCCCAGGGCCCTTGCTTGTCCCCCGCTCCCTGCTCGTCCAGGGGTCCCCGTTCACCTCCAGGACCCTGCTGGCCCCTAAagtccccgctgccccccgggtccCTGCTGCCCCCTGGTTCCTGCTCCCCCAAGGTCCCCACTCCCCCCCAGGGTTCCCGCTGTCCCCCAGGGTCCCCGCTGCCGCCCAGATCCCTGCTCCCCCCCggtgccccactgccccccagtgCGCCCGTTCCCCCGCTGGTACCCGCCGCCCCCCAAAGTCCCCACTCCTGCCCcactccccgccgccccccggtcccccgctcccccccagtccctgctcccccccgggtccccgctcccctcggtgccccgccgcccccccgggtccccgccgtccctgctccccccgggtccccgctcccccccggtgccccgctcccctccgggTCCCCGCCGTCCCcctggtccctgctccccccccggTGCCCACCGCCCCCccgggtccctgctccccccgggtccccgccgcccccccgggtccccgctcccccccggtgccccgcttccccccgggtccccgccgcccccccgggtccccgccgcccccccgggtccccgccgccccccaaagTCCCCGCTCCCCTCGGGGTCCCCGCCGTCCCCCCggtgcccgctcccccccggtGCCCCGCCGCCTGCCAAagtccccgctcccccccggtgCCCGCTTCCCccgggtccctgctccccccgggtcccgctcccccccgggtccccgctcccccccgggtgcccgccgccccccaaagtccccgctccccccggtccccgccgccccccgggtccccgctccccccggtccccgctccccccggtgcccgccgccccccaaagtccctgctccccccggtgcccgccgcccccccggtccccgctccccccgggtccccgcccccccggtgcccgccgcccccccggtgcccggcgCGGCGCTCACCTTGATCTTGTGCAGGGAGCGCTGGGGCTCCAGCGGCTGCACCCAGacggccagcccggccccgcggtagcgcaggctccagccctgctcgGCCTCGCAGGCGGCGCGGAAGGCGCGGAAATCGCCGTCGTCGGGGATGTGcacggcggcgcgggccggcacgGACATggccccggccggggccggcggcggcgggagcggcgggagcggcggcgggagcggcggggggaggcggggggagacgggggggggagacgggggcgggggggggaggagggagggagatggggcgggggaggggaggaggaggaggaggaggaggaggaggaggagatgggggaggaggagggagggaggggggaggaggaggagatgggggaggaggagggagggagggggcaggaggaggggaaggagggagggggagggggaggagggagggaaggagggaggaggggggaggaggagggagggaaggagatggggcgggggagggggaggaggaggaggagggagatgggggaggaggagggagggaggaggaggaggaggggaaggaggaggaggaggaggaggagggagggagggtgaagagggaggaggagggggaggagggaggagatgggggaggaggaagaggagggaggggaggaggaaggggaggaggaggaagaggaggggggaggaagaagggggggaggagccgccgctgccgTTGCCcgagggcgggggcgggcgctgcgctgcgccggggcgggggggcaccgggagcgGGGGGCATCGGGGGGgcatcggggcgggggggggaaaccggggcggg from Struthio camelus isolate bStrCam1 chromosome 1, bStrCam1.hap1, whole genome shotgun sequence carries:
- the STARD10 gene encoding START domain-containing protein 10; this translates as MSVPARAAVHIPDDGDFRAFRAACEAEQGWSLRYRGAGLAVWVQPLEPQRSLHKIKCRMECEDVPAETLYDVLHDVEYRKKWDTNVIETFDIGKLTVNSDVGYYAWRCPKPLKNRDVVTLRSWLPTGTDYIIMNYSVKHPKYPPRKDMVRAVSIQTGYLVQGRGARSCSITYLAQVDPKGSLPKWVVNKSSQLLAPKAMKKMYKACLKYPAWKLKHNPHFKPWLFPEQSTLPAVALSELSIQHADSLENIDESALSETKDDHGEASDEDSVN
- the LOC138065710 gene encoding collagen alpha-1(I) chain-like; the protein is MEHDAGGTLHGRDIARTGNCTDGTSHAWGITLLAQRGGKPPEKPRGPPGKRAGGGQSRHCRVPPAARAPAAGRALRQASGFPPPPRKQLLCPFPPLRPVPGENGTFGDSAGVPRGATAASGAEAGQAAAWAGAAGSRVPGSPSRRPARPSVRPATARVPPPPAAGDTNLPRFQARENRLDESCRANGAGGGGGGGRGEGAQGARVSLDHKAAAAERQTDIENNPPPPKKKKCKKQSFLESAHKSVSNSSPRARSVPPAAKTGPGDRPRASRPPRPPPQRWHDESAGGDVGGSQGPRGGGGHRWHRAPVRPQGAVLTAGSPLAPRCCSSRGSHSQPAPHLLQGPHWPPGPPARPQGAGSPWGPCSPQGSLLAPGCWITPGSSLVPRSLLAPGCWITPGPHCPQGPCWPQGSLLAPGCCITPGSSLVPRSLLAPGCWITPGPHCPQGPCWPQGSLLAPGCWITLGSSLVPRSLLTPGCWITPGPHCPQGPCRPQGSLLAPGCCITPGSSLVPRSLLAPGCWITPGPHCPQGPCRPQGSLLAPGCCITPGSSLVPRSLLAPGCWITPGPHCPQGPCWPQGSLLAPGCCITPGSSLVPRSLLAPGCWITPGPHCPQGPCWPQGSLLAPGCWITLGSSLVPRSLLTPGCWITPGPHCPQGPCRPQGSLLAPGCCITPGSSLVPRSLLAPGCWITPGPHCPQGPCRPQGSLLAPGCCITPGSSLVPRSLLAPGCWITPGPHCPQGPCWPQGSLLAPGCWITPGSSLVPRSLLAPG